In Magallana gigas chromosome 1, xbMagGiga1.1, whole genome shotgun sequence, the sequence TTCTCGATCTCAATTAAACCGTCGTAActtttgcacggaaaacggtatGTTGCATCAAAGCAACACAAAACACgagattctagcagcacttttcaagttaAGCATTAATCTCACTATTAAGACATGTTGAATATGAAGTTTAATATACACGaagtagtgttgttctagtctaatatttatatcataaacgACGGCAGAGGAAAGTCTGGCAGAGAAAGAAagcaaaatttcatatttttaattaaatgattgataACATTAACAACCCTTCCGATATCCTGTTGTTCAATTTCCAATAAATCACACTAAAATACTTTAGATAACTTTTTAAgcttggaaacggaagaccttattgtttttgctttgtttcttttcctctattattataattattttttttctgtcacgttttctcaaaaatgcttcgGCCAATTCTCattaaactttcagatcttattcatgacaaaatttgtaagaaaactACACGAGATTGTTTTGGTCGTCGATTCCGGTAcagagatattaaagatttgatGTTTTggcttgttcacaatttttctaaaaggataggactttcaaattttcagagaaggtagagagtgaacggccgcattGCTCtttgcatatccgaacgtcAGCCGTTcgggtcgtcaccggaaggaaatgaaaaaccttcatttttcattttttttttttttttggatttgaatctcagttttatcaaaatcgcTTCTAGAACCCTATATTCCCCTAAATTAAATAGATATTCATCTTGTTCTCAATAAACCTACGTAACTTCTGCACGGAAAACGGTATGTTGCATCAAAGCAAAACGAAACACGGAGTTCTAGCAGCATTATGCAAGTTAAGCTTTTATCACACTATtacatttgtaatacatgtgTAATTTAAAGTTTGATATATATGGTGTAGTGTTGCTCTAGTCGGATATGTATATCGGAGAAAAgtctggccgagaaataaagcaaaattacatatctttaaagggacttggattttaacaattttttaacgattttaaaacatttttagcccacctgagccaaaggctcaagtgagcttttctgatcacaatttgtccgttgtctgtcgttgtcgtcattgtcgttgttaacttttcacattgtcatcttcttctcaagaaccactggacagatttcaaccaaatttggcacaaagcaccactaggtgaaggggattcaagtttgttcaaatgaagtgccacgccctttttaaaggggagataattgagaattattaaaaatgtgttggtatttttcaaaaatcttcttctcaaaaactattcagccggaaaagctgaaacttgtgtggagggatcctcaggtagtgtagattcacgtttgttcaaatcatggtccccgggggtagggaggggccactagagggggatcaagttttacataggaatatatagagaaaatctttaaaaatcttcttctcaaaaactatcaggccagaaaagctcaaattaaaatgggagcatcctcaggtagtgtagattcaagtttgttcaaatcatggttcccgggggtagggtggggccacaattgggggatcaagttgtatataggaatatatggagaaaatctttaaaaatcttattctcaaaaactattaagccaAAAAAGGTctaatttaaatggaagcatcctcaggtagtgtagattcaaaattgttcaaatcatggtccccgttGGTAGGCTGGGGCCACAactgggggatcaagttttacataggaatatatagagaaaatctttaagaatcttcttctcaaaaactattaggccagaaaagctcaaattaaattggaagcatgctcaggaaatgtagatttaagtttgttcaaatcatggtccccgggggtaggatggggccacaattgggggatcaagttctacataggaatatatagagaaaatctttaaaaatcttcttttcaaaaactactaggccaggaaagctcaactttgagtggaagaatccgcaggtagtgtagattcaagtttgttcaaatcatggttcccgggggtagggtggggccacaatagtgGGATCaggttttaaataggaatatatagaaataatctttaaaaatcctcttctcaaaaactatttggccagataagctcaaattcaaatggaagcatcctcaggtagtgtagatttaagtctgttcaaatcatgatcccccgggggtaggatggggccacaattgggggatcaggttttacataggaatatatatagagaaaatctttaaaaatcttattctcaaaattttttaggccagataagctcaaattaaaatggaagcatcctcaggtagtctAGATTcacgtttcttcaaatcatagtccccgggggtagggtggggccacaattgggggatcaatttttacataagagtatatagagaaaatctttaaaaaaatatattttaaaaactatttggccaagaaatctcaaattagcatgtaaccatcctcagataatgtaaattcaagtttgttcaaatcatggtccctgggggtagggcggggctacaatgggggatacctttttatatatagagaaaatctttaaaagtcttcttctcaaaagtattaggccaggaaagcccaaattcgAGTGGAGGCATCCCTAGAtcatcgtatagattcaagtttgtttaaataatagtccaggggtagggtgaggccacagtgggggatgaaattttacttagtaatatatagagaaattctttcaaaatcttctttttaaagactatttggccagaaaagcttaaacttgtgtagaggcatcctcgggtagtgtaaattcaagtttgcaaaatcactagtggtagggcgggaccgtgatggcggtttgaatttttacataggaatacatgtatatagagaaaatctttaaaaatattctgggaaagtttttggtccaaaactcagtacttagtgtgaaagcacaggttatgagattaaaggtagatttaagtttgatgaaaccatgattccctagagaatagtggggccacgaaggggggggggggggtatataggaatagaaaaaaatattagaggtacaacaacaaaaggggcttggtatttaccaaaaaataagaggtggataaaaatttgtagattttcaatttttttttagcaagatctactgtactcagttgtcaagatattttgatactgtaatgctaatttgatcagaattaaggcaattgttgctcaggtgagcgatgtggctcctgggcctcttgttttttttctttttttatgtattaaatggTTTATTTACTcatttgaatgattgaccaaaattgaATGTTGGAAGTCAAGtaataagagagatacagaggtgAGAAATcattattatgtaaacaaagcttgagttttatatttgttaacaaataatgtaaagtatgaaattaccatttctttgaccaaATGACTCGTGCCAAACAAGGTAcactgattcaatgtgtttataGCTAAtataataaaccaaaaaaaatcattatttgctTGAGACttatacaaattaaacatatatgtaaaccataacaaagctcgagctttgtttacaaaacaaagattttcaaactatgtatcatgCTTTTACcttaatatttgactttcaaattttgacaaagcattaaaagtaCCCTTATTagccattctaaacattaaaattgaaaaaaaatgatattttaaattttgagctcaaatcgtgttcAGGTCCCtttaattaaatgattgataaaatgaaaacatcttcgatttcttatattttgaaaatatgacaCGTGTATTCCTGACACATAAACGACATTCAGCTTTTCGGTCAAAACGTCAATGTATGGAATAAAatttaacttgttaaaaaaGTATTGTCTCCACATTTCATTGTATAGATAATTGAATAGGTACATGCTAAGTAAAAcctgtgatttcacggaattgcATGTAattcagattccatatgcttcctttaAACTCcaggatagatagatagatatatagataattatatattttgcaaGCTTGCCCTGTTGGATATTTTGGACACGACTGTTCTGAGATATGTATCAAAAGTTACACATGTGATGGTTGTAACGATATCGTTGGATCATGTGATTATGGGTGCCGTCCTGGCTGGATCGGATACTTCTGTCAAAAAAGTTAGTTTTTTCACATATCTGTTTTTTTAtgtagcaattatttttttttataaaaaaaaaagtaatgaagCTATTGAAAATATGGATAATTTTCAATTCAGTGCAAAATATTAACTAAAACagtaaaaaacaaatcataaataacaagttataattaaatcatgtatattttcaatgattaacacatttatcaataacataaagaatatCCAAACTTTCTTTTACATTAATTGGTTGGTATGGAAAGGTACTAAGGTTTGTTTGTGTTTATTACATCATATGTCAGTACGAGTTGCCATCGTTCCTCTGTGTGGGTTGATCTAGGTTGTATAATGCAGCCTTACACgttaatattcaatatataccgaacgtttcattttttcaaaggtCTCAATGACCTCGATTAGtgtttcaatttaatatatttgcGCAAAACTGGACGATATTGAGTTTATTGAGTTTGTGTACGGAGTCACCAAGTATGCATAAAGTCGAGGACAATACACCCAGTGTATCACGGGTAagcaattttgtaaataatgtatattatcataaaatataaaacgttAATATTCATTGTATACCAGAATGCTTAGAATTTCTTGTATAAAATAAATCTGACTGACATCGATTAGTTTTCAGTTTAATACATTTGCGCAAAACTGGACGTTATCGAGTTTATTTATAGAGTTACCAGGTATATAAACCAGCCGGGGATACACCCAGTGTATTGTGGgtaagtgttcatgaattgtttCTGATCATATGTTTTTTGTGGGCTTTATTtcccttgttttgttttttaactcacctgagctgaaagcctAAATGAACTATTATGATCACGTTTTGTTTgttgtctgtctgtcagtctgtttacttttcacattttcaatatcttctcaaaaaccaccttgccaatttcaaccaaacttggtatAAAGCATCCTTAGGCTAAGGGAATCCacaattgtgaaaattaaggaatGCCCTTTTACCAGGGGAGATAACTAAGATTATTGGAATTTTttgagaattttcaaaaatcttctcaataATCGTAAGTCCAGGAAAGATGAAACATATGTAGTgtcattctcaggtagtgtaaatttttaatgttatgaaaatcaaaacccCCGGTgctagggtgggaccacaatagGAATCATTTAATTATTACATAGGATTATGtagatgttaatttttaaaaatcttctactcggAAACTGTAAGGCAAGGGAAGCTGAAAGTTGTGCAGTAGCACCCtaaatagtgtagattttacGTTGTAAAAATTATGACCCCGCTggtaaagtggggccacaatggggggaggTCGGATTTTTACGTAGAAATATAAAGAGTTAAGGTATCCGTACCTCATTAGACCACGTGACTAAAGCTTCTGTGTCGTGACTCATCGGTGATTGCCGGTAATTGTCggatatttatataaatatttttaaaaaacttagtAAGTGTAAAATGTGCCTTTTGTTTGCTGTTTTATcacgtatacatgtaatagaaaagtaaattactttttattttgatgtttttaagaAATCTCGCACTCACGAGACTGCGCGTAAAATGCAATGGCGGCGCCCTTGTGTACAGTTGTCCGAGACAACCGAGGGCGATTTTCAACCGATAAGGCCGCGATACGTGAGAAAAGAGACAACGTAAGATGTAAGCGGGtcaaacaaaacattattttggaACATAATTATTCCATTGGCCACATTCACGACGATGTGTGTAATTTTAATGGATGTGAAGACTGTTGCCCAGGCTATTCAAGACTGCTGAATTCAAAAAAGATTGAGACTGAATAGTGGAAAAAAGGTCGCCGAGTCATCGAATGGAGATGTTTGATACATGCGTTAAGTCATTGTTTAGTGTGTAAGATGGGACCATTACAACTTACATATGAAAACATTAAAGGTGAAATGAAGATGGGGTTGGGAGGGTATTTGTATATTCAGTGCAACAACTGCGGTCAGTTGAATAACGTCCCATACGGCAGTACATACACCAAACCATCAACAAGAGGACAGAAAATATTCACAGTGAACACAAAGTTGGGTGCAGGTAATTTcataatgtttttgattttgtataGGATGCTATAAGCTgttttaaacagaaattttcatgtatatgtaaatgagCATTTCTTATTTTCTGAGTGTGTTATTGCAGCAATGATTGACTCAATTGAAGGGCCACAACGAGTCAACAATTTCCTTACCACCCTAGATCTCCCATCAATATCACACAAAAATCTGAATTGCATGGAGAGACGAGCTGGGAATCTGATTGAGGCTTATGCTGACAAAAGTATGGCCAGTGCAACAGAAGCATCTTTCGATGCTGAAATGAGGTTAGCATTAAATATAGTATGATAAAATCCAATTGTTTGCTTCAGTGGAGAATAAATGAACACATAGGGCATTTCAAATtacttgaaaacaaaaattaaatactgtTTTAGTGACATCTCAAACTTGGAAGAAAAGAATGCACCATTCGTTCAGCATGCAACTTTTGATGAGGAGTTGGGTACTGCAGTTATAGAAGGAGAATTTCTTGGGTATACATTATAAGATTCTTAGAATCATAATGAATGACAAATGGCCGCACATTTTATAGACCCCTATCTTGAATaatattgttgttttaaaaagtaatacCTATTTCTACACATCTGTTTATTTAGTGATCCTGCAATACTTACGAAACCAGCTACTGTCCTTGAAGAGCAGACAGGAAGTTTTGATTCAGGAAATCATAATGATTATGATGATGATTATGAAGTGTAAGAACAtgaataatttacattttttgttttttataatacCTACAAGTAAATATCTATGGCAAACAACAGCTTATGTGAACTATTTACACTCATAAATTGGTCAGTAAGggatactttttatttttagaaaacatCAAATGTGCATGAATGTACAGGTAGGCCAGACAAAATCCAAGATGAGAGGGCAAGGAATAGTTGTTCCTAAGAAGTTAAAGTTTAAACATTTGACAAGAAAAGGAATGTCTGTGTGTGCAGATCATGGCTGGCAAAAAAAGGGATTTGATAGTctaacaggtaaaaaa encodes:
- the LOC136273028 gene encoding uncharacterized protein isoform X2; the encoded protein is MGPLQLTYENIKGEMKMGLGGYLYIQCNNCGQLNNVPYGSTYTKPSTRGQKIFTVNTKLGAAMIDSIEGPQRVNNFLTTLDLPSISHKNLNCMERRAGNLIEAYADKSMASATEASFDAEMSDISNLEEKNAPFVQHATFDEELGTAVIEGEFLGDPAILTKPATVLEEQTGSFDSGNHNDYDDDYEVKHQMCMNVQVGQTKSKMRGQGIVVPKKLKFKHLTRKGMSVCADHGWQKKGFDSLTGI